CTGCAGGAGAACCGGCCGATGCTGCAGCTGTGCAAGGAACTGGGCTTCACTCAGCGGGCGATGCCGGACGAACCGGGCACGGCACAGATCACGTTGAAGCTGTAAGACCGCAACGGCGGGTGGGGCCTGTCGGAGCCATCGCGTTACACTTGCCCGCTTTCCCCGGCGCGGCTCGATGGCGGCGCCTTGAACATGCGTCCCCATGACCAGTCCGATCAAGCACCCGCCCCTGCCGACCACTTCCAAGCAACGCCGCTACTGGACGCCGCCACACGGTTCCGCCCGGGCGCTGCTGCTTGCCGAAGCGGCGCGCACGCACGAGGGCCTGCTGGTGGTGGTGGCGCGCGACACCCAGCGCGCGCAGGCGCTGGAGTCCGAGTTGAAGATCTTCGCCGGCGGCCTGCCGGTGCTGCATTTCCCGGACTGGGAAACCCTGCCCTACGACGCATTCAGCCCGCACCCGGAGATCGTCTCGCAGCGCATCGCCACGCTGTACCAGCTGCCGAACGTGAAGCGCGGCGTGCTGGTGGTGCCGGTGGCCACGCTGATGCAGCGGATCGCCCCGCGCTCGCACATCACCGGCTCCGGGCTGGTGCTGGCGAAGGGCCAGAAGCTCGACCTCGCCGGCGAACAGCGCCGGCTGGAAGCGTCCGGCTACCGCCACGTGCCGCAGGTGGCCGAGCCGGGCGACTTCGCCGTGCGCGGCGCACTGCTCGATATCTTCCCGATGGGTACGGCCGAGCCGTACCGCATCGAGCTGTTCGACGACGAAGTGGAGTCGATCCGCAGCTTCGATCCGGAAACCCAGCGCTCGCAGCAACAGGTGGACCGGGTCGAACTGCTGCCCGCGCGCGAGTTTCCGCTCACCGACGAAGCAGCGAAGGAGTTCCGCGGCAACCTGCGCGAGCGCTTCCCGATCGACGTGCGCCGCTGCCCGCTGTACCAGGACATGAAGGAAGGCGTCACGCCCGGCGGCATCGAGTACTACCTGCCACTTTTTTTCCAGCAAACCGCCACGCTGTTCGACTACCTCGCCGACGATGCGCTGTTCGTGCTCGGCGAAGGCGCCAGCGAAGCGGCCGACCAGTTCTGGGCGCAGACCGCCGAACGCTACGACCAGCGCGCGCACGACATCGAGCGCCCGGTGTTGCCACCGGCCGAACTCTATCTGCCGCCGGAACAGTTGCGCGAGCGGCTCAACAAGCGGCTGCGCGTGGAAGTGGTCGATCCTGGCCACGAGCACGCCGTCGACACCGGCACCCAGCCGGCGCCGGAGCTGCCACTGAACCGCAAGGGCGAGGAACCGGGCACGTCGCTGCGGCATTTCCTGGTCAGTTACCCGGGCCGGGTGTTGATCGCCGCGGATTCGGCGGGGCGGCGCGAGGCGCTGATCGAGACGCTGGCCGGCGCCGGAATGAAACCGGACAACGTGGACGGCTGGACGTCCTTCCTTGCTGAAGAGGCACAACGTTTCGCGATCACCATCGCCGGGCTGGAGCAGGGCTTCGCGCTGACCACGCCCGCGCTCACCGTGCTCACCGAGCGCGAGCTGTACGGCGAGCGGGTGCGCAGCGAGCGCGACCGCAAGCGCCGCCGCGGCACCGCGCGCGACCCCGAAGCGATCATCCGCGACCTCACCGAGCTCACTCCCGGTGCGCCGATCGTGCACGTCGATCACGGCGTGGGCCGCTACCAGGGCCTGGTCTCGATGGACGTGGGCGGCATGGACGGCGAGTTCCTCACCATCGAGTACGCCAAGGGCGACAAGCTGTACGTGCCGGTGGCGCAGCTCGGCCTGGTCAGCCGCTACTCCGGCACCGCGCCGGAACTGGCGCCGCTGCATTCGCTGGGCGGCGATGCGTGGGAACGCGCGCGCCGCAAGGCCGCCGAGAAAGTGCGCGACGTCGCCGCCGAGCTGCTGGCGATCTACGCGCAGCGCCAGGCCCGTGGCGGCGAATCGCTGCCGATCGACCGCCAATTGGTGGAGGAATTCGGCAGCACCTTCCCGTTCGAGGAAACTCCCGATCAGGAAAGCGCGATCGAGGCGGTGCTGAACGACCTTGCCGCGCCGCGCGCGATGGACCGGGTGATCTGCGGCGACGTCGGCTTCGGCAAGACCGAAGTCGCGCTGCGCGCCGCGTTCGCCACCGCCACCGCCGGCAAGCAGGTCGCCGTGCTGGTGCCGACCACCCTGCTCGCCCAGCAGCACTACCGCAACTTCGCCGACCGCTTCGCCGATTGGCCGGTACGCGTGGACGTGCTGTCGCGCTTCAAGTCCACCAAGGAAGTGAACGACGCGCTGAAGCGCCTGGCCGACGGCCAGATCGACGTGATCGTGGGCACCCACAAGCTGCTGCAGCCGGACATCAAGTTCAAGAATCTCGGCCTGGTCATCGTCGACGAGGAGCAGCGCTTCGGCGTGCGCCAGAAGGAGCAGCTGAAGAAGCTGCGCGCCGAGGTCGACCTGCTGACGATGACCGCCACACCGATCCCGCGCACGCTGAACATGGCGATGGCCGGCCTGCGCGACCTGTCGCTGATCGCCACGCCGCCGGCGCACCGCACCGCCGTGCGCACCTTCATCTCGGCGTGGGACCCGGCGACGATCCGCGAGGCGCTGCAGCGCGAGCTGTCGCGCGGCGGCCAGGTGTACTTCCTGCACAACGAGGTGCAGAGCATCGAGCGCACCGTGCGCGAACTCGAAGAGCTGGTGCCCGACGCGCGCATCCGCATCGCCCACGGCCAGATGCCCGAGCGCGAACTGGAAGGCGTGATGGCGGACTTCCACCGCCAGCGCTTCAACGTGCTGGTGTGCACCACCATCATCGAAACCGGCATCGACATCCCCACCGCCAACACCATCATCATCGACCGCGCCGACCGCTTCGGCCTGGCCCAGCTGCACCAGTTGCGCGGCCGCGTCGGGCGTTCGCACCACCGCGCGTATGCGTACCTGGTGGTGCCCGACCGCCGTTCGATCACC
This window of the Rhodanobacter soli genome carries:
- the mfd gene encoding transcription-repair coupling factor, coding for MTSPIKHPPLPTTSKQRRYWTPPHGSARALLLAEAARTHEGLLVVVARDTQRAQALESELKIFAGGLPVLHFPDWETLPYDAFSPHPEIVSQRIATLYQLPNVKRGVLVVPVATLMQRIAPRSHITGSGLVLAKGQKLDLAGEQRRLEASGYRHVPQVAEPGDFAVRGALLDIFPMGTAEPYRIELFDDEVESIRSFDPETQRSQQQVDRVELLPAREFPLTDEAAKEFRGNLRERFPIDVRRCPLYQDMKEGVTPGGIEYYLPLFFQQTATLFDYLADDALFVLGEGASEAADQFWAQTAERYDQRAHDIERPVLPPAELYLPPEQLRERLNKRLRVEVVDPGHEHAVDTGTQPAPELPLNRKGEEPGTSLRHFLVSYPGRVLIAADSAGRREALIETLAGAGMKPDNVDGWTSFLAEEAQRFAITIAGLEQGFALTTPALTVLTERELYGERVRSERDRKRRRGTARDPEAIIRDLTELTPGAPIVHVDHGVGRYQGLVSMDVGGMDGEFLTIEYAKGDKLYVPVAQLGLVSRYSGTAPELAPLHSLGGDAWERARRKAAEKVRDVAAELLAIYAQRQARGGESLPIDRQLVEEFGSTFPFEETPDQESAIEAVLNDLAAPRAMDRVICGDVGFGKTEVALRAAFATATAGKQVAVLVPTTLLAQQHYRNFADRFADWPVRVDVLSRFKSTKEVNDALKRLADGQIDVIVGTHKLLQPDIKFKNLGLVIVDEEQRFGVRQKEQLKKLRAEVDLLTMTATPIPRTLNMAMAGLRDLSLIATPPAHRTAVRTFISAWDPATIREALQRELSRGGQVYFLHNEVQSIERTVRELEELVPDARIRIAHGQMPERELEGVMADFHRQRFNVLVCTTIIETGIDIPTANTIIIDRADRFGLAQLHQLRGRVGRSHHRAYAYLVVPDRRSITADAQKRLEALASLEELGAGFTLATHDLEIRGAGELLGDEQSGQIQEIGFGLYTELLDRAVRALKSGKVPDFDLSSEHETEVELHLPALIPDDYLPDVHHRLTLYKRIASARHEDDLRDLQVEMIDRFGLLPGPTKQLFAVASLKLMATPLGIRKLDFGANGGRIVFREKPEVNPMTIIQLIQRQPRVYKLDGQDKLKVILDLPGASERIRSAQELLVTLGARRPA